The following DNA comes from Acholeplasma equirhinis.
CTATTAAACCAGAAGTTACACTTGGAGATTACAAAGGTATCGAAGTTGCTAAAGTAGATACTACAGTTTCAACTGAAGAAGTTAAAGCTGAAATTGATTCTTTACTTAAACGTGGTGCTTCACTTGAACCTAAAGCAGAAGGTGCTTTAGAAACAGGCGATACTGCAATCTTTGATTTCGAAGGATTCTTAGATGGTGTGCCATTTGAAGGTGGTAAGGCTGAAAACTTCTCACTAGAAATTGGTTCAGGTCAATTTATCCCTGGATTCGAAGAAGGCATGATTGGTTTATTACCTGGCGAAGAACGTGATGTAAATGTCACATTCCCAGAACAATACGGTGCAGAACACTTAGCTGGTAAACCTGCAGTATTTAAAGTTAAACTACATGAAATCAAAGTTTCAAAAGGTGCAGAATTAAATGATGAATTCGTTCAATCATTAAACCGTGAAGGTGTATCAACAGTTGCAGAACTTGAAGCTGCAATTGCAAACGATATGATTGAAGCAAAAGAAAAAGATGCTAAGAGTCAATTAACTGAATCAGTTGTTGAAAAAGTCGTAGCAAATGCATCAGTAGATGTTCCACAAGAAATGTTTGATCAAGAAGTTGCGAACTTCAAGAAAAACATTGAAAATCAAGCTAAACAATATCAACTTGATTTACAAACTTACATTCAATTATCTGGACTTGATGAAGCATCATTCGAAGCACAAGCACAAGAACAAGCTCAACGTCGTGTTCTACAATCATTAGTGATTGAAGCAGTTGCTAAGAAAGAAGGCTTTGGTGCGACAGTTGATGAATTATCAGCACGTTACGCTGAACTTGCTCAACTTTACAAGATGCCTGTTGATGAAATCAAAAAGTACATTACAGATGATTTAGTAACTAACGATATCGCATTCGAAAAAGCACTTAACTTCTTAGTTGAATCAGCTGTTCAAAAATAATTCATAAACCCCTAAAACTTAGGGGTTTTAATTTACAAATATTTCACATAATAAAAAATTGGCACTCATGCATTATGATTGCTAATTGACAATTTTGTATTATAATATATAATATAGAATATCACTTAGAGAAAGGGATGAAATTATATGGAATTACAAACAAGTTTACCGGCCGTTATCGTCCGTGGTATCGTACCTCTTCCCAACAATGATTTTCGAATTGAAGTTGGAAGAAAAGTATCCCTTAGAGCCATTGAAGAAGCTGAAAAAAGTTTCTCATCTTTCGTACTGATTCTTGTTCAAAAGAACCCTTTAATCGAAAATCCAACGACAGCAGACATTGAAAAGTACGGTGTACTAGCTAAAGTTGCAATGAAGATTAAATTGCCAAATGACAATTATAAAGTCAAATTTAATATTGTATCGCGTGTGAGAGTGAATGAATATTTCTTAACGGATCCTTATTTTGTTGCTGATTATGAAGAAGTTAATACAATCGTTGGTAATCAAGATGAAGAAGCGACATTGATCAAAATGATTGCAACTGAAACACTTGCTAATGGCAATCAATTACTTAATAATGCACAACAAACCAATGAACAACTTCAATCAGGTTTATCTGTTGAAAAATTAGCAGACATTTTAGCATTTAATTTAAGAACTCAAGATACTGAAAAGTATAAATACTTAGCAGAACTCGATTTAAATAAACGCTTAAAATTAATTTTAGAAGACATTTCTAAGTTAAAGATGATTGCTGATTTGGAACAAAGAATTAATGATGATGTTAAGAAAGCAATTGATGAAAATCAAAAAGAATATTATCTTCGAGAAAAAATGCGTGCAATCCAAAACGAACTTGGTGATAAAGCGAAAAAAGAAGATGAAATCGATGCTTTAAGAGAAGCGATTAAAAAGGCTAAAATGCCTAAGAATATAGAAGAAAAAGCACTTCAAGAATTATCACGTTATCAATCAACACCTTCTGCAATGGCAGAAAGTCAAATTATTAAGACTTACCTTGATTTCTTAGTAGCATTACCATGGAAGAAAGCAAGTAAAGACTTAAATGTACTACAAAAGGTACAAGAAAAATTAGATAAAAACCACTACGGCTTAGAAAAGGTCAAAGAAAGAATTATTGAATATCTAGCTGTTAAAATTATGACTGGTAGAAATCCACAGACAATTCTATGTTTCTACGGACCTCCTGGGGTTGGTAAAACATCACTTGCGATTTCAATTGCTGAAGCACTTGGACGTAAGTTTGTTAAACAATCACTTGGTGGTGTTAAAGATGAATCTGAAATCAGAGGTCACAGAAGAACGTATGTAGGGGCAATGCCTGGTCGTATCTTAAAAGGTATGAAAGATGCAGGTACTGTTAATCCAGTCTTCTTACTTGATGAAATCGATAAGATGGCAAGTGATTATAGAGGTGACCCTGCTTCTGCAATGCTTGAAGTTTTAGACCCAGAACAAAACTCTAAATTCTCAGATCATTATTTAGAAGAACCATATGATTTATCACAAGTATTATTTATTACAACTGCTAACTATTTAGAAAATGTTCCAGCTCCTCTTCGTGACAGAATGGAAATTGTTGAATTATCAAGTTACACAGAACATGAGAAAGTTCAAATTGCCAAGAATCACTTATTAACTAAACAACTTTCTGCACATGGTCTTGATAAAGAAAAATTCAATATTGATGATGAAACAATTTACTTCATTATTCGTCACTATACGAGAGAAGCAGGTGTTCGTGAACTTAACCGTTACATTGGATCTTTAGTTCGTAAAGCAATTAAAGAAATCTTAATGGGTGAAGTTAACATTGTAACAATCAACAAAGAAAATGTTCAAAAATATATTGGTAAACCTAAATTCAATCATAATATGATTGATGAGCAAGAACAAATTGGTGTTGTTACAGGTTTAGCATATACAGCATTTGGTGGTGACACATTACCTGTTGAAGTAACTTATTATAAGGGTAAAGGTCAACTTGTTTTAACAGGTAAATTAGGTGATGTCATGAAAGAATCAGCAATGACTGCCCTATCTTATGTGAAATCACATGCCGCTGAATATAATTTAGATCCTACAATTTTTGAAACAAATGACTTCCATGTTCACGTTCCAGAAGGTGCCGTTCCAAAAGATGGTCCATCTGCAGGTGTTACAATGGCAACAGCTATCATGTCAGCTGCATCTAATAAATTTGTTAAAAAAGATGTTGGTATGACAGGTGAAATTACACTTCGTGGTTACGTTCTACCAATTGGTGGATTAAAAGAAAAAGCAATTGCAGCACACAGAAGTGGATTAAAAACAATTCTTATTCCAAAGGAAAATACAAGAGACATCGAAGATATTCCACAAGAAGTTAGAGATGAACTTAAAATTATCCCAGTAGAAAAAATCTCAGATGTATTCCAAAACGCATTAAAGTAAAGATAAGAATGGATGTAGAAGATACATCCATTTTTTACGGTTTACATGGTAAAATAGAAAGTGGTGATTAGATGATTAAAAACGCAGAATTTATAACTTCAGTCGTTGGAGGAGACAATCTTCCAAATGATAATTTGCCGCACATTTTACTTCTTGGTAGATCAAATGTAGGTAAGTCATCATTGATTAATGCACTTACAAATAGAAAGAATTTAGCGCGTGTATCAGCAACACCTGGTAAAACAATTACACTCAATTTATTCTTGCTTGATAAGAGTTTATATTTAGTGGATGCACCAGGGTATGGTTATGCAAGACGTAGCAAAACTCAAACAGCAACATTCTTAAAAATGATTACATCATTTATTGAGAAAAATCATAATTTAAAGCAGATTTTTTTATTGATAGATTTTAAAGTGGGACCTACTTTAGATGATTTAGAAATCTATCGTAATTTGTTACCGCTTGATATTCCACTTGTGATTGTTGCTACTAAATATGACAAGATTCCAACAACACGCCGTCAAAAACAAAGAAAAGTAATCGAATCTTTATATACTCAAGGACAAAAAATATATTATACATCCAGTGAAGACAAGATAAATATTGATCATTTAAGTCTAGAAATTGAAAATATCTATTTTAAAGAGGGGACTCAGAATGAAAACGAATAAAATCTCTATTATTGGCGCAGGTAATGTCGGTGCAGCAACAGCGTTTGCACTTATGATGAATAAAGTCGCATCAGATATTGTAATGTATGATATAGATCATAAAAAAGCAGAGGGTGAAGCCTTGGATATTTTCCAAGGGACTTCTTTAGTGGCACCAGTTGATGTTGTTGCTGGATCAATTGAAGATACTAAAGACTCTGATATTGTTGTTATTACTGCAGGTGCTGCTCAAAAACCTGGTGAGACAAGACTTGACTTAGTCAATAAAAATATCGCAATCTATCAAAAATTAATTCCAGAAATTGTTAAGTATAATCCTCACACAATTTTACTTGTTGTATCAAATCCGGTGGATATTTTAACCTATGTAACTTGGAAGATTTCAGGTTTCCCTAGTGAGCGAGTTATTGGTTCAGGTACGGTACTTGATACATCGCGTTTTAAGTCAGCAATTGGTCGTGCATTTGATATTGATGCAAGAAACGTACATGGTTACATCATTGGCGAACATGGTGACAGTGAAATTGCTGTATATTCAAAGACTACCATTGGTGTGATTACATTTGACGAATATTTTAAGAGTCAAAAAATCAAAGAAAAAGGCTTTAAAACTAGAATTGCTGCTGAAGTTAAAAACGCAGCTTATGAAATCATTCAAAGAAAAGGTTATACAAATTATGCAGTTGCTGTTGCAGTTGCAAGAATTTGTACAGCCATTTTAAGAGATGAAAGATCGATTCTAACAACATCTTCATATTTAACAGGTGAATATCATGTTGATGATGTCTATATTTCAACACCGACAGTGATTGGTAGAAGTGGTGTTGCTAAAATTTTAGAATTTGATTTAGATGCAGATGAACAAATTGCTTTTGAAGAATCTGCAAATATTATTAAAGGCATACTTAAAGCATCAACATTAGAAAAATAACAGGAGGAAAATCTATGCGTATCGTTGTGATTGGTGCATCTGGATTTGTCGGTGAAAAAGTGGTCAATGAAGCACTTTTAAGAGGACATCAAGTCGATGCAATCTATCGAAGAAACAAAATTGCTGAAAGAGATAATTTAACTCAGCATAAAATGACCATCTTTGATGTAAGTGATTTTGAAAAAATCATTGAAAAAGCAGATTACGTTATTTCGGCATATAATCCTGGTTATTACCATGTTGCTCAAAAAGAACGTTATTTAGATGGTTATGAAGTGATCTTTAATACGGTTAAAAAATTAAATAAAAAAATCGTTGTTGTCATTGGTGCAACAACACTTATTCAATATGATGGTGAAACAGTTAGACAGGGATTCTTTCCTAAACCTTGGTTAAAAGCTTTAGAGGGACCAGATGCAGTTTATGAAAAGTATAAAAATGATTCATCACTTCAAGTTTCATTTATTTCACCTGCAGCAGAACTTATCGAAGGTGAAAGAACTGGAAAGTTTGGAATTGGTAAAGATCATTTACTTTATGATAGCAATTTAGAGTCTAGAATTTCAGTTCAAGATTTAGCGTATGCAATCTTAGATGAAGTTGAGAATCCAAAGCATTTAGGGTCACGTTTTACCATTGCATATCAATAACATTTTAGATATAATATAATAAAGCATTGAAGTGAAGGAGTAATTATTTTACAGCTTTAAGAGACAAGTTGGTTGGTGAAAAACTTGATTGTAAATAATGAAAGTCGTCATGGAGCTATTTTAGTGAAAATTTAAGTAACTAAAATCGGGTTGTGCCGTTATCCATGAATGAAGTGCGCGACATATGTTGCGAACTAAGGTGGTACCGCGAATTTATTCGTCCTTAGACTATAAGTCTAGGGACTTTTTCTTTTAAGAGGTGAAAGGTATGTTACCTGAATTAATCGGCAAACGCATTATCTTAAGACCACCAAGACAATCTGATCTTGTCTCGTTTTTCTATTATGCATCTAAACCAAGTGTCGGGCCATCTGCAGGATGGTTTCCACATCAAAATTTAGATGAAACGAGAAAAGTCTTGGATTTATTCATTAGAGAAGAAAATATATTTGCGATTACGATCAAACCACATGATGTGATGGTGGGTACAATTGGATTTCATAATAGACAAATTGATCAAGTGAATGGTGAAGGTTGTGAAATTGGATTTGCACTGGATGATACCTATTGGAATAAAGGTTATATGACAGAAGCAGTGAAAATCATTATCGATTATGCATTCACTATGTTAAAGTTTGATTATTTAATGGTCTCACATGCAGATTTCAACCTTGCAAGTAAAAAAGTAATCGAAAAGTGTGGTTTCACTTTTAAATATAAAACCCATAAAACAATTATTGAAAATCCTGAAATATCAGAATTGTGGTATTACAAAATGACAAAGGAGGACTATTTCCAAAATGAAAAAAGAACTATCAACTAAGTACGATTTTAAACAAGTTGAAGAAGGTCGTTATCAGTTCTGGCTAGATAATGAGTTTTTTAAAGCTGGAAAAGATCAAAGAAAAACACCATTTACTATCGTTATTCCGCCGCCAAACGTTACCGGTAAATTACATTTAGGTCACGCTTGGGATAACACATTACAAGATATTATTATTCGTCGTAAACGTATGCAAGGTTTTGATGCACTTTATCTACCTGGTATGGACCACGCTGGACTTGCAACTCAAGCCAAAATTGATGAACGCTTAAGAGCACAAGGTT
Coding sequences within:
- the lon gene encoding endopeptidase La gives rise to the protein MELQTSLPAVIVRGIVPLPNNDFRIEVGRKVSLRAIEEAEKSFSSFVLILVQKNPLIENPTTADIEKYGVLAKVAMKIKLPNDNYKVKFNIVSRVRVNEYFLTDPYFVADYEEVNTIVGNQDEEATLIKMIATETLANGNQLLNNAQQTNEQLQSGLSVEKLADILAFNLRTQDTEKYKYLAELDLNKRLKLILEDISKLKMIADLEQRINDDVKKAIDENQKEYYLREKMRAIQNELGDKAKKEDEIDALREAIKKAKMPKNIEEKALQELSRYQSTPSAMAESQIIKTYLDFLVALPWKKASKDLNVLQKVQEKLDKNHYGLEKVKERIIEYLAVKIMTGRNPQTILCFYGPPGVGKTSLAISIAEALGRKFVKQSLGGVKDESEIRGHRRTYVGAMPGRILKGMKDAGTVNPVFLLDEIDKMASDYRGDPASAMLEVLDPEQNSKFSDHYLEEPYDLSQVLFITTANYLENVPAPLRDRMEIVELSSYTEHEKVQIAKNHLLTKQLSAHGLDKEKFNIDDETIYFIIRHYTREAGVRELNRYIGSLVRKAIKEILMGEVNIVTINKENVQKYIGKPKFNHNMIDEQEQIGVVTGLAYTAFGGDTLPVEVTYYKGKGQLVLTGKLGDVMKESAMTALSYVKSHAAEYNLDPTIFETNDFHVHVPEGAVPKDGPSAGVTMATAIMSAASNKFVKKDVGMTGEITLRGYVLPIGGLKEKAIAAHRSGLKTILIPKENTRDIEDIPQEVRDELKIIPVEKISDVFQNALK
- a CDS encoding NAD(P)-dependent oxidoreductase — encoded protein: MRIVVIGASGFVGEKVVNEALLRGHQVDAIYRRNKIAERDNLTQHKMTIFDVSDFEKIIEKADYVISAYNPGYYHVAQKERYLDGYEVIFNTVKKLNKKIVVVIGATTLIQYDGETVRQGFFPKPWLKALEGPDAVYEKYKNDSSLQVSFISPAAELIEGERTGKFGIGKDHLLYDSNLESRISVQDLAYAILDEVENPKHLGSRFTIAYQ
- the yihA gene encoding ribosome biogenesis GTP-binding protein YihA/YsxC; translated protein: MIKNAEFITSVVGGDNLPNDNLPHILLLGRSNVGKSSLINALTNRKNLARVSATPGKTITLNLFLLDKSLYLVDAPGYGYARRSKTQTATFLKMITSFIEKNHNLKQIFLLIDFKVGPTLDDLEIYRNLLPLDIPLVIVATKYDKIPTTRRQKQRKVIESLYTQGQKIYYTSSEDKINIDHLSLEIENIYFKEGTQNENE
- the tig gene encoding trigger factor — translated: MKFEKLSSNRVKFTFTVTPHEFEHALEHAFHHIKDDIEIKGFRKGHVTRAIYEKKFGANALYPDALNHAIGHKFDDALAVKEFTIVSDPSNIDFNWDLVGKGDFDISFEVAIKPEVTLGDYKGIEVAKVDTTVSTEEVKAEIDSLLKRGASLEPKAEGALETGDTAIFDFEGFLDGVPFEGGKAENFSLEIGSGQFIPGFEEGMIGLLPGEERDVNVTFPEQYGAEHLAGKPAVFKVKLHEIKVSKGAELNDEFVQSLNREGVSTVAELEAAIANDMIEAKEKDAKSQLTESVVEKVVANASVDVPQEMFDQEVANFKKNIENQAKQYQLDLQTYIQLSGLDEASFEAQAQEQAQRRVLQSLVIEAVAKKEGFGATVDELSARYAELAQLYKMPVDEIKKYITDDLVTNDIAFEKALNFLVESAVQK
- a CDS encoding GNAT family N-acetyltransferase — translated: MLPELIGKRIILRPPRQSDLVSFFYYASKPSVGPSAGWFPHQNLDETRKVLDLFIREENIFAITIKPHDVMVGTIGFHNRQIDQVNGEGCEIGFALDDTYWNKGYMTEAVKIIIDYAFTMLKFDYLMVSHADFNLASKKVIEKCGFTFKYKTHKTIIENPEISELWYYKMTKEDYFQNEKRTIN
- a CDS encoding L-lactate dehydrogenase; translated protein: MKTNKISIIGAGNVGAATAFALMMNKVASDIVMYDIDHKKAEGEALDIFQGTSLVAPVDVVAGSIEDTKDSDIVVITAGAAQKPGETRLDLVNKNIAIYQKLIPEIVKYNPHTILLVVSNPVDILTYVTWKISGFPSERVIGSGTVLDTSRFKSAIGRAFDIDARNVHGYIIGEHGDSEIAVYSKTTIGVITFDEYFKSQKIKEKGFKTRIAAEVKNAAYEIIQRKGYTNYAVAVAVARICTAILRDERSILTTSSYLTGEYHVDDVYISTPTVIGRSGVAKILEFDLDADEQIAFEESANIIKGILKASTLEK